The Planktothrix tepida PCC 9214 nucleotide sequence TAATCAAGGAAATGATAGCCTTTATGGTGGTCAAGATAGCGATACTTTAGCAGGGGGTCAAGATTCTGATCTAATTTTTGGTGATCAAGGAGATGATCTTTTATTGGGTGATCGCGGTGCAGATACATTATTTGGAAATCAGGATAACGATAGAATTTATGGGGGAAAAGAGAATGATTTCGTTACGGGTGGAGATGGTAATGATCAATTATTCGGTGATTTAGGAGATGATATTCTTTATGGAGATTTGGGTGCAGATATGGTAACAGGTGGAGAGGGAAATGATCGATTTTATATGGGTAAAACGATGGGAGGATTTACGATAACTGAGGCTGATATTGTTGAAGATTTTACGTTCAATCAAGATTCTATTGGATTATTAGAAAATTTGACCTTTAGTGATTTGAATATTACTCAGGGAACTGGAAACTATGCAAATGATACGATTATTCAAGATAAAAATTCTAATGAATATTTGGCAATTCTCAAAAATGTAAATAGCAATAGTCTCAGTTCGGATGATTTTATTTTTAACGGTTCTGATCCTACACGATCACCAACCCCTGACCCAACCCCAATACCTACACCCTCACCAACTCCATCACCGACTCCAATACCAACACCGAGTCCCACACCTGACCCCACACCTGTACCCACACCCTCACCAACTCCATCACCGACTCCAATACCAACGCCGAGTCCCACCCCTGACCCCACCCCTGTACCTACACCCTCACCAACGCCATCACCAACCCCAATACCAACGCCGAGTCCCACCCCTGACCCCACCCCTGTACCCACACCCTCACCAGCACCTCTGAGTGTCTTAGGGTTTAGTGCGGCTAACTTTAGTGTTAATGAAAATGGCACACCTCAAGTCGATGTGAGTGTAACTCGGACAGGAAATAGTGTGGGAAATGTGGGAGTTACAGTTAACCTTAATAATGGTACAGCAACCGCACCCGATGACTATAATAATAGCCCCATTTCTGTTAGCTTTGCTGATGGAGATATAACACCTAAAATTGTTACCATTCCTATTGTTGATGATGCTGTAGTTGAAGGAGATGAAACGATTGCTTTAAGTTTGGGTAATCAGATTGGAAATGCTATATTAGGAACTCAATCGATTGCAACCTTAACAATTTTAGACAATGATGTCTTAACAAACCCTGGAACCTTAGCGTTTAGTATTGGCAACATTGATATTAATGAAAATGCGGGAACTGCTACCGTTACTGTTAATAGAACGGTTGGAACCGATGGAATTGTTGGGATTAATTATACCACAAGTGATGGAAATGCGATCCCCGGAAATGACTATACTGCAACATCAGGAACATTAACCTTTGCTGCGGGACAAACTAATCAAACTTTTACGGTGAATATCCTTGATGATACTTTAGTCGAAGGCAATGAAACCTTTAATTTAAGTTTGAGTAATATTACCGGAGGAGCAATATTAGGAACGCCAGCCACTTCTACGGTTACAATTGTAGAAAATGATATTGCAAATTCGGGTATTATTTCCTTTAGTCGTGCAAATTTTAGTGTGAATGAAAATGGCACACCTATTAACAGAATTACGATTAACCGCACGGGAGGAAGTAGCGGATTAGTGACAGCACAAATTACCCCAACGGATGGAACTGCAACGGCTGCTTCAGATTATAACAATACTCCCTTAACGGTGACATTTGCTGATGGAGATATCGCTTCAAAAACAATTACAATTCCGGTGATTGATGATACAGCTTTTGAACCGACAGAAACTATTAATTTAGGCTTAACTCTAACCGCAGGAACAGCAACATTAGGAACCCAAAACACAGCTACCTTACAAATTGTTGATAATGATCCCAGCGATAATCTCCTCTTAAATAGTGCAACTTATTTGGGAACAACGGGAAGTGATAGTGCAGCATCAGTAGAAATTTCGCCCGTTGATAATAATATTATTGTGGCGGGTAATTTTAACGGGGTGGGAGAAATTCAACGCTTACAAAATGGCAATACTTCCCCCTTATCAACTACCCCATTAGGTGGTCTTGTTAATGATTTAGATGTGGATCGAGATAGTGGGGAAATTGTCGCCGTTGGGGATTTTGGAATTAAAGTTTATAATCCTACTGCTAATACGGTTTTATGGCAACAACCCGGCAGTTTTAATCGAGTAGCGATCGCAAATGATGGCACAGTTGCCACCTTAAATAATAGTACCGATACCGTAACATTATGGAGTCCAACGGGAACCTTATTAACGAGTGCGACCTTAACAGGAACTAATGTTAATCCGGCGGATATTGCGATTGATCCTACCACAAAACAAGTCTTTGTTACGGGATATAATCAAGTTAGCAGTATCTTACAAACTCCCTTTTTACGAGGGTTTGATTCTTCCTTGAATTTATTATGGAAAACCTGGAACTTTACTGCGGCTGAAGTCACCGGACAAAATTTAGGTGCAGATACACGGGGAGAACGCATTACTATTGGTCAAGATGGTGGACTTTATTTCCTAGGAAGAACCGACGGCGGAAATAATGTTTTTCAACGCAATGGTCAAAATATTACCCAACCTTTAACCACTCTGGTTAATGTAGATTCTTTTAATAATTTCTCCGGTGCAGGTGCAGGCTCTTTCACATTCCATAGCAAAATTAATCCCAATACGGGAACAATAGATCAAGGTCAATTTATTGTCACCCGAACTAACACAGGAGCAAATAGTTTTACCCCGAATTCCATCACGGCTGATGAATTTGGTAACGTATATATAGGCGGATCTTCTGCATTTCAATTGCAAAATCGTCCGACTAAAACCATTAATAGTCAACCCGTTGGTGCTTATACCTTGGGAGAAATGGCAGTATTAGGATTATCCTCCGATTATACCGTCCGAAAATTCTGGACTCCCTTAACCCAAACAAGTGATGCAGATGGCGCTAAAGGAACTATAAATGGTTTTACCGTTGCGAAGGGTCAAGCGGTGATTGTTGGGACGGTAACACAACCCTCTGTTCCCACAACAACTAATGCTATTAATCCTAATCCATTAGGGGGAAATGATGCTTATTTAGCTACTTGGTCAGTTTAGCTCAGAAACCGGGTTTCTTCATAAAATTTGATGGAGACTCACAGATAACGGTTAGAAACCCGGTTTCTATAATCTGCGTCTATGAGCTTAAGCCTACTCCCACTTTTATTTTCTACCTCTAACCTGTGAATTCTCACACACACTCACTATGTTAAAACGCTTTGCAATGACCCGATCTTTGCGCCATCGTTGGTTGTATCCTTTGATTTCAATAACCGTTACCCTCAGTATTTTATTAAGTTCAACGGTTGCTAGTTGGGCAATTCCGTTACCAGAGTTAATTTTTAGGGGAGTTCAAATTATCCAATTATCGAATTTATCAGCCCGTCAAGAAGTAGCAATTGGAGAGCAAATTAATGAAGAATTACTCACCAAGCAAGTTAAATTATTTCGGAACCCAGAAGCTCAAAACTATATTAATCAAATTGGTCAACGTTTAGCCCAAGCCAGCGATCGCCCCAATCTTCCCTATACATTTCAAGTGATTGAGGATCGTAATATCAATGCTTTTGCCACAATGGGGGGGTTTGTTTATATTCATACTGGGTTAATTGCCGCCGCCGATAATGAAGCGGAATTAGCCAGTGTCATAGCCCATGAAATCGGACATATTGGGGGTCGTCATGCGATTAAACAAATGCGCCAAGCTGCTGTTGCTGCGGGGGTAGCGACCGTCGCCGGAGTAGATCGAAATAAATTAGTTCAAATTGGGGTAGAACTGGCTTTAAACCGTCCTAAAAGTCGTGAAGCTGAATATGAAGCTGATCGCATGGGTTTAGCAACTTTAATTCGTGCAGGTTATGCTCCACGAGGAGCCGTTGATTTTATGGCAAAATTATTAAAAAGTGGGTCTCCTCCAACGATTATCAGCACTCATCCCGCTACCCGCGATCGCATTTCTGCCATGCAACAACTGTTAGATCCAAGTATTATTAATTCTGGGGATGGATTAGATAGCAATTCCTATCGCGCCACGGTTGAACGGATTTTATCTTAACTTCATCGAATTAATTGAACCCTTAGTGCCTTGAATGTAGAGTTCAGGGCATTTTTGATCAGTAGGAATAGACAAAATTCAATTAATATGGTATGGTGACTTTTTAAGTAGAGTCAGTCAGCCTAATCCACTCTTTTTTAATGGAGTTGGAACGGGGGAACCATTTTTAGGGGCTTATCTTGATTGTTTACTATTGTCGAGAAGGACATCTCTCAGTCCTAGCCCGTCAGCTAACCCCGTCGGCTGTGAGAGAAGACTGTTGAGTGGCAAAATTTTTGTCATCGCCTTCACCAGGATTCTAAAAAACGAGGCTCTGTTATTTAATAACATTCAACCTATGAGTGTTGAATCGTGAGGTAAGACACACTTTCCAAGGTGTACGATAGTCATGCAGATGGCTGAGTGTTGAGGTTTACCGATTTTGGGGAATCAAAGCATAAATCGGTTATCCACAAATTTAACGAGTGCGGGGGTTAATCCTTAATCCCTGTTAACTTTCTTTTTGTTCCAATTTGAGGCTGACTATGCACCCTGCAATTTTAGTTCTTTTGCAAGTCTTAATAGTGATTGGGTTATCTCGATTAATGGGGTTAGCTTGTCGCGCCATTAAACAACCCTTAGTCATTGGAGAAATTATTGCCGGAATTATGCTAGGGCCATCTTTATTAGGGTTAATAGCCCCTGATGCGATGGCGGCTTTATTTCCGGCTGAAACCTTATCCTACTTAAATGTTTTATCAGAAATTGGACTGATTTTCTTCATGTTTTTAATTGGGTTAGAACTAAACCCTAAATATTTAAGTGGACAGATAGAAACGGCAGTTTTAGTTTCTCATGTTAGTATTATTGTTCCTTTTTCATTAGGCATTTCTTCGGCGTTAATTCTGTATCCGATTGTTTCTAACGATAGTGTTTCATTTACAGCCTTTGCTTTATTTTTAGGTTCAGCATTATCGATTACTGCCTTTCCCGTTCTAGCTCGAATTATTACAGAAAATAATTTACAAGGAACCCGTTTAGGAACCTTAGCATTAACTTGTGCCGCCGTAGATGATG carries:
- a CDS encoding M48 family metallopeptidase; the protein is MLKRFAMTRSLRHRWLYPLISITVTLSILLSSTVASWAIPLPELIFRGVQIIQLSNLSARQEVAIGEQINEELLTKQVKLFRNPEAQNYINQIGQRLAQASDRPNLPYTFQVIEDRNINAFATMGGFVYIHTGLIAAADNEAELASVIAHEIGHIGGRHAIKQMRQAAVAAGVATVAGVDRNKLVQIGVELALNRPKSREAEYEADRMGLATLIRAGYAPRGAVDFMAKLLKSGSPPTIISTHPATRDRISAMQQLLDPSIINSGDGLDSNSYRATVERILS
- a CDS encoding Calx-beta domain-containing protein, translated to MSLDTFNSGNLLFSPFLVSVPDPQPLSSSLGFNLPLGRNSTPEINSLPTANADLIMGTIFQDNIFALGGNDTVYGLEGNDILGGNQQADQIFGNQGNDSLYGGQDSDTLAGGQDSDLIFGDQGDDLLLGDRGADTLFGNQDNDRIYGGKENDFVTGGDGNDQLFGDLGDDILYGDLGADMVTGGEGNDRFYMGKTMGGFTITEADIVEDFTFNQDSIGLLENLTFSDLNITQGTGNYANDTIIQDKNSNEYLAILKNVNSNSLSSDDFIFNGSDPTRSPTPDPTPIPTPSPTPSPTPIPTPSPTPDPTPVPTPSPTPSPTPIPTPSPTPDPTPVPTPSPTPSPTPIPTPSPTPDPTPVPTPSPAPLSVLGFSAANFSVNENGTPQVDVSVTRTGNSVGNVGVTVNLNNGTATAPDDYNNSPISVSFADGDITPKIVTIPIVDDAVVEGDETIALSLGNQIGNAILGTQSIATLTILDNDVLTNPGTLAFSIGNIDINENAGTATVTVNRTVGTDGIVGINYTTSDGNAIPGNDYTATSGTLTFAAGQTNQTFTVNILDDTLVEGNETFNLSLSNITGGAILGTPATSTVTIVENDIANSGIISFSRANFSVNENGTPINRITINRTGGSSGLVTAQITPTDGTATAASDYNNTPLTVTFADGDIASKTITIPVIDDTAFEPTETINLGLTLTAGTATLGTQNTATLQIVDNDPSDNLLLNSATYLGTTGSDSAASVEISPVDNNIIVAGNFNGVGEIQRLQNGNTSPLSTTPLGGLVNDLDVDRDSGEIVAVGDFGIKVYNPTANTVLWQQPGSFNRVAIANDGTVATLNNSTDTVTLWSPTGTLLTSATLTGTNVNPADIAIDPTTKQVFVTGYNQVSSILQTPFLRGFDSSLNLLWKTWNFTAAEVTGQNLGADTRGERITIGQDGGLYFLGRTDGGNNVFQRNGQNITQPLTTLVNVDSFNNFSGAGAGSFTFHSKINPNTGTIDQGQFIVTRTNTGANSFTPNSITADEFGNVYIGGSSAFQLQNRPTKTINSQPVGAYTLGEMAVLGLSSDYTVRKFWTPLTQTSDADGAKGTINGFTVAKGQAVIVGTVTQPSVPTTTNAINPNPLGGNDAYLATWSV